Proteins from a genomic interval of Lycium ferocissimum isolate CSIRO_LF1 chromosome 2, AGI_CSIRO_Lferr_CH_V1, whole genome shotgun sequence:
- the LOC132046305 gene encoding pectinesterase-like, with protein sequence MSNSSQPLLDSPKIKSSSSKALYVLLSLAAIVGSVGLVSIWAINGSSPFPSLTAHVCDTAHDQPSCLAMVSEGAPAGLMDTKTVDLLQMVLHKSSLKIHETIDLASNVNGRINDVKEQAALADCLELMDLSRDRLMDSMLALGNLSAQAHFDVHSWLSSILTCHVTCMDGLSGQAQSIMKPMLNDLIARARTSLALMVAMDPSKTNDIQTVTDEYPSWVTTNDRRLLQLSANAIAANVVVAKDGSGKYKTVKEAVASAPDNSKTRYVIYVKKGTYKENVEIGKTKKNLMLVGDGMDATIITGNLNVIDGSTTFKSATVAAVGDGFIAQDLQFQNTAGPQKHQAVALRVGADQSVINRCKMDAFQDTLYTHTLRQFYRDCYITGTVDFIFGNAAVVFQNCKLAARKPMSNQQNMVTAQGREDPNQNTGTSIQNCDIIPSSDLAPVKGSIKTYLGRPWKAYSRTVYMQSNIGDHIVPEGWSIWDGDFALKTLYYGEYMNKGPGAGTSKRVKWPGYHAALTTSEANKFTVRELIQGAAWLKSTGVVYTEGL encoded by the exons ATGTCTAATTCCTCTCAACCATTGTTAGATTCTCCCAAAATAAAATCCTCCTCTTCTAAAGCTCTCTATGTGCTTCTTTCCTTAGCTGCTATAGTGGGCTCAGTTGGATTAGTTTCAATCTGGGCCATCAATGGCagcagcccatttccttccttGACAGCCCATGTTTGTGATACGGCCCATGATCAGCCATCTTGCTTGGCCATGGTGTCTGAGGGTGCACCTGCTGGTTTGATGGATACAAAAACAGTCGATTTATTGCAGATGGTTTTACATAAATCTTCGTTAAAAATCCACGAGACGATCGATTTGGCGAGCAATGTGAACGGTCGAATCAATGATGTAAAGGAACAAGCAGCTCTAGCAGATTGTCTAGAGTTAATGGATTTGTCAAGGGACAGATTAATGGACTCTATGCTGGCACTTGGGAACCTATCGGCCCAAGCCCACTTTGATGTCCATTCATGGCTAAGTAGCATTCTCACCTGCCATGTTACTTGCATGGATGGGCTAAGTGGCCAGGCCCAGTCCATTATGAAGCCAATGTTGAATGATTTGATAGCAAGAGCAAGGACTTCCTTGGCCTTGATGGTTGCAATGGACCCATCAAAGACTAATGATATCCAAACAGTAACTGATGAATATCCCTCATGGGTTACTACTAATGATAGAAGGCTTTTGCAACTTTCGGCAAATGCTATAGCAGCCAATGTTGTAGTGGCTAAAGATGGTAGTGGAAAATACAAGACCGTAAAAGAAGCAGTTGCTTCTGCTCCAGATAATAGCAAGACTCGATATGTTATTTATGTGAAAAAAGGAACTTATAAAGAAAATGTTGAGATTGGGAAAACTAAGAAGAATTTAATGCTTGTGGGTGATGGCATGGATGCAACCATTATAACTGGCAACTTGAATGTTATTGATGGCTCAACAACCTTCAAATCTGCAACTGTTG CTGCTGTTGGGGATGGATTCATAGCCCAAGATCTACAGTTTCAAAACACAGCAGGTCCACAAAAGCACCAAGCAGTGGCCCTTCGTGTTGGAGCAGATCAATCGGTCATCAACCGTTGCAAAATGGATGCATTCCAAGACACCCTTTATACCCACACTCTCCGTCAATTCTACAGAGATTGTTACATCACTGGCACTGTTGATTTCATCTTCGGTAATGCAGCAGTAGTCTTCCAAAACTGTAAACTCGCAGCCCGAAAGCCCATGAGCAACCAACAGAACATGGTTACAGCCCAAGGTCGTGAAGATCCAAACCAAAACACTGGAACTTCAATCCAGAACTGTGACATTATTCCTAGCTCGGACCTTGCACCAGTGAAAGGGTCCATAAAGACATATTTAGGCCGACCCTGGAAAGCGTATTCCCGGACTGTGTACATGCAGTCCAATATTGGAGACCATATTGTTCCAGAAGGTTGGTCAATATGGGATGGTGATTTTGCGTTGAAAACATTGTATTATGGTGAGTACATGAACAAAGGACCTGGTGCTGGAACTAGTAAGAGGGTGAAGTGGCCTGGTTATCATGCTGCTTTAACTACATCAGAGGCGAATAAATTTACTGTCCGTGAGCTGATTCAAGGAGCAGCATGGTTAAAATCCACTGGTGTGGTTTACACCGAGGGGTTATGA
- the LOC132048249 gene encoding nuclear transport factor 2B produces the protein MEEQTEMVGRAFVDHYYNLFDNDRSSIGTLYQPSSMLTFESQKLQGSENISAKLNALPFGQCRHAISTIDSQPSSFAGGIIVFVSGSIQLLGEDHPLRFSQMFHLIPTVEGSFFVQNDIFRLNYG, from the exons ATGGAAGAACAAACAGAAATGGTAGGAAGAGCATTTGTGGATCACTACTACAATCTTTTCGACAATGATCGATCATCGATTGGTACTCTGTATCAACCAAGCTCAATGCTCACATTTGAGAGCCAGAAGTTGCAGGGAAGTGAAAATATCTCTGCTAAGCTTAATGCATTGCCTTTTGGACAATGCCGCCATGCGATTAGCACCATTGATTCTCAACCTTCGTCCTTTGCCGGAGGGATCATTGTCTTTGTCAGTGGTAGCATTCAACTTCTTGGAGAGGACCATCCCCTGAGGTTTAGCcag ATGTTTCACTTGATCCCAACTGTGGAAGGAAGCTTCTTTGTGCAGAATGACATATTTCGCCTCAACTATGGGTAG
- the LOC132048248 gene encoding probable dolichyl-diphosphooligosaccharide--protein glycosyltransferase subunit 3B translates to MAISPILLITFLLFLLTPITTPSNDDILSELIHLRSKSQLGLIHLKDPLLQRILTIPSPKPFSSLIFFDAKQLHSKPDNSLPSIKYEFSLLSSSFIKNNPENNTQVFFFIMEYQVSPSSFALFEVKSLPHIRLVGVKNESMKMDASGYSMGAESMKEFLEMHVNVNVGKINTPPVIPKKMMMVIGAGFLIWSPFLVKKIVLSDTLLHNKYVWMVGSVFVYFFSVAGTMHTIIRKAPLFLFDRYEPGKLIIFYQGSGMQLGAEGFAIGFLYTIVGLLLALMTHVLVYMKNRGTQNLMMAFGLFISFWAVQKVVSLDNWKTGYGIHAYWPSRWI, encoded by the coding sequence ATGGCGATCTCTCCAATTCTACTCATCACCTTCCTTCTCTTTCTCCTCACCCCCATCACTACCCCTTCCAATGACGACATCCTCTCCGAACTCATCCACCTCCGATCAAAATCCCAACTCGGTCTCATCCACCTCAAAGATCCACTTCTCCAACGTATCCTCACTATCCCTTCCCCTAAACCATTCTCTTCCTTAATCTTCTTTGACGCTAAACAACTCCATTCTAAACCTGACAACTCTCTCCCTTccatcaaatatgaattctctcttctctcttcttctttcatcAAAAACAACCCTGAAAACAACACTCAggttttcttcttcatcatgGAATATCAAGTATCTCCATCTTCCTTCGCGTTGTTTGAGGTTAAGTCTTTGCCTCATATACGGTTAGTAGGTGTTAAGAATGagagtatgaaaatggatgcTTCTGGTTATTCTATGGGAGCTGAGTCCATGAAGGAGTTTCTTGAGATGCATGTGAATGTTAACGTGGGGAAGATTAATACACCACCAGTTATACCGAAGAAAATGATGATGGTTATTGGTGCTGGGTTCTTGATTTGGAGTccatttttggtgaaaaagattgttttgagtGACACCCTTTTGCATAATAAGTATGTCTGGATGGTTGGGTCGGTTTTCGTGTACTTTTTCAGTGTTGCAGGGACAATGCATACTATAATTAGGAAAGCgcctttgtttttgtttgataGATATGAACCAGGGAAGTTGATTATCTTTTACCAAGGTTCGGGGATGCAGTTAGGAGCTGAAGGTTTTGCTATTGGATTCTTGTACaccattgttggattgttgttggcACTTATGACTCATGTTTTGGTTTATATGAAGAACAGGGGAACACAGAATTTGATGATGGCTTTTGGGCTCTTTATTTCGTTTTGGGCTGTACAGAAGGTGGTTTCCTTGGATAATTGGAAGACTGGCTATGGTATTCATGCTTATTGGCCTTCAAGATGGATATGA
- the LOC132046304 gene encoding pectinesterase-like — MATSSQPLLDSPKTKSSSSKALYVLLSLAAIVGSVGLISIWSINGTSPFTSLTAHVCDQAHDQPSCMAMVSEVAPAGLMDTKTVDLLQMVLHKSSLKIHETINFASNMNGRINDGKEQAALADCLELLDLSRDRLMDSMMALGNLSAQAHFDVHTWLSSILTHHVTCMDGLSGQAQSIMKPMLNDLIARARTSLALMVTMDPSKTNDIQTVTDEYPSWVTTNDRKLLQLSANAIKANVVVAKDGSGKYKSVKEAVASAPANSKTRYVIHVKKGIYKENVEIGKTKKNLMLVGDGMDATIITGNLNVVDGSTTFKSATVAAVADGFIAQDLRFQNTAGPQKHQAVALRVGADLSVINRCKIDAFQDTLYTHSLRQFYRDCYITGTVDFIFGNAAVVFQNCKLAARKPMSGQKNMVTAQGREDKNQNTGTSIQRCDIIPSSDLAPVKGSVKTYLGRPWKAYSRTVVMQSNIGDHIDPAGWSIWDGDFALKTLYYGEYMNKGPGAGTSKRVKWPGYHAAVSTAEANKFTVRELIQGTAWLKSTGVAYTEGL, encoded by the exons ATGGCTACTTCCTCTCAGCCATTGTTAGACTCTCCAAAAACAAAATCCTCTTCTTCTAAAGCTCTCTATGTGCTTCTCTCCTTAGCTGCTATTGTGGGCTCAGTTGGATTAATTTCAATCTGGTCCATCAATGGCACTAGCCCATTTACTTCCTTGACAGCCCATGTTTGTGATCAGGCCCATGATCAGCCATCTTGCATGGCCATGGTGTCTGAGGTTGCACCTGCTGGTTTGATGGATACAAAAACAGTGGATTTATTACAGATGGTTTTACATAAATCGTCGTTAAAAATCCACGAGACGATCAATTTCGCGAGCAATATGAACGGTAGGATCAATGATGGAAAGGAGCAAGCAGCTCTAGCAGATTGTCTAGAGTTGCTGGATTTGTCAAGAGACAGATTAATGGACTCCATGATGGCACTTGGGAACCTATCAGCCCAAGCCCACTTTGATGTCCATACATGGCTAAGTAGCATTCTCACCCACCATGTTACTTGCATGGATGGGCTAAGTGGCCAGGCTCAATCCATTATGAAGCCCATGCTGAATGATTTGATAGCAAGAGCAAGGACTTCCTTGGCCTTGATGGTTACAATGGACCCATCAAAGACTAATGATATCCAAACAGTAACTGATGAATATCCATCATGGGTTACTACTAATGATAGAAAGCTTTTGCAACTTTCTGCTAATGCCATAAAAGCCAATGTTGTAGTGGCTAAAGATGGTAGTGGAAAATACAAGAGTGTAAAAGAAGCAGTTGCCTCTGCTCCAGCTAATAGCAAGACTCGTTATGTTATTCATGTGAAAAAAggaatatataaagaaaatgttgaaattgGGAAAACTAAGAAGAATTTAATGCTTGTGGGTGATGGCATGGATGCAACCATTATCACCGGTAACTTGAATGTTGTGGATGGCTCAACAACCTTCAAATCTGCAACTGTTG CTGCTGTTGCGGATGGGTTCATAGCCCAAGATTTAAGGTTTCAAAACACAGCAGGCCCACAAAAGCACCAAGCAGTGGCCCTTCGTGTTGGAGCAGATCTCTCGGTCATCAACCGTTGCAAAATAGATGCATTCCAAGACACCCTTTATACCCACAGTCTCCGTCAGTTCTACAGAGATTGTTACATCACTGGCACTGTTGATTTCATCTTTGGTAATGCAGCTGTTGTGTTCCAAAACTGTAAACTCGCAGCCCGCAAGCCCATGAGCGGACAAAAGAACATGGTTACAGCCCAAGGTCGTGAAGACAAAAACCAAAACACTGGAACTTCAATCCAGAGATGTGACATTATTCCTAGCTCGGACCTTGCACCAGTGAAAGGGTCCGTTAAGACATATTTGGGCCGACCATGGAAAGCGTACTCAAGGACTGTGGTCATGCAGTCCAATATTGGTGACCATATTGATCCAGCAGGTTGGTCAATATGGGATGGCGATTTTGCTTTGAAAACATTGTATTATGGTGAGTACATGAACAAAGGGCCAGGTGCTGGAACTAGTAAGAGAGTAAAGTGGCCTGGTTATCATGCTGCTGTATCTACAGCAGAGGCAAATAAATTCACTGTCCGCGAGCTGATCCAAGGAACAGCATGGTTAAAATCCACTGGTGTGGCTTACACTGAGGGGTTGTGA
- the LOC132048250 gene encoding uncharacterized protein LOC132048250, translating to MLGAAQYFESAFDRFDIEDGGLSTYLATHVCENGSIAGVLESDDWQKVRNMVIFPKRFYDLTEKVSGSLYVTSNGHFEDIVELHNHLRECMEDDDPSLAKMGEKMIEKFVKYWGAPEKMNKMLLISSILDLRNKLEYIGAALEDMFGDENGSEIKDEEVTYMKSIFEEYVAKFSNASRHTSSLSDSSGQTSDSSSSNTSTKSAKVRNRIQIKTNKQDDTGLGGKSKLEKYLSEELEPNDDDNDDEDNFDILSWRKAHSPRYKILS from the coding sequence ATGTTGGGTGCCGCACAATATTTTGAGAGTGCATTTGATAGGTTTGATATTGAAGATGGTGGATTGTCAACTTATCTTGCTACTCATGTTTGTGAAAATGGAAGTATTGCAGGTGTACTTGAAAGTGATGATTGGCAAAAGGTGAGAAACATGGTAATATTTCCTAAAAGGTTTTATGATCTAACTGAGAAGGTTTCAGGTTCACTTTATGTCACTTCTAATGGTCACTTTGAAGATATAGTTGAGCTTCACAATCATTTAAGAGAGTGTATGGAAGATGATGATCCTTCTTTGGCAAAAATGGGAGAAAAAATGATAGAAAAGTTTGTCAAGTATTGGGGTGCTCCTGAAAAAATGAATAAGATGCTTCTTATTTCCTCTATCTTAGATCTTCGTAACAAACTTGAGTATATTGGCGCCGcacttgaggatatgtttgGAGATGAAAATGGGagtgaaataaaagatgaagagGTGACTTACATGAAATCTATCTTTGAAGAGTATGTAGCAAAATTCTCTAATGCATCTCGACACACATCTTCTCTCTCTGATTCATCGGGTCAGACATCGGATTCATCTAGCTCTAACACTAGCACAAAATCAGCAAAAGTGAGAAATAGGATCCAAATAAAGACGAACAAACAAGATGATACAGGTTTGGGTGGTAAGTCGAAGTTGGAAAAGTATCTTAGTGAAGAACTAGAGCcgaatgatgatgataatgatgatgaggataaTTTTGATATCTTATCATGGCGGAAAGCTCATTCTCCTAGATATAAAATTCTTTCCTAG